From the Pomacea canaliculata isolate SZHN2017 linkage group LG4, ASM307304v1, whole genome shotgun sequence genome, one window contains:
- the LOC112562010 gene encoding kinesin-like protein KIF12 isoform X2, which translates to MTRKFTSMEMDSDSDDSRLKFGSSTTLSSATEVSDDSDEVFHVVLRVRPLSSQEKQRRDIFAVTFPGDGKCAVDNSGSSRNFQFNVVFEPDASQEVVFENSGIKRLVDNAVAGYNCTAFAFGQTGSGKTHTMTGPPAQYHQPGLTPDPQMYGIIQRSFKYMYKQIKQQGGGKIIRASYLEVYNEQVIDLLNNSHKRYLSVRWSKNKGFYVENLFTVECETLDDLMAVLEEGLKNRQTGSHGLNEFSSRSHSVLTVTIDSETQPDTEDESLYVTKRGKLSFVDLAGSEKVKDASGSFGGPGMLESNSINKSLLVLGNCISHLGDAKRRQGHIPYRDSKLTKLLSDSLGGHGITLMIACITPSSANITETMNTLRYASRAKKIKTKPTVKMDPREKLIMSLKREIKILRNENHYLRQQLDFPAKPKGQLQKENDEKFMKFMKEQKEKETGLYEMLQEYMVENENLRSENSEMHSTRDRIRREQQLLYRENEKLMKRVEELERVVSQNPSFWAMAQHPERTDGYGQFDLASPRSSPVAPGFQSGLAQKGYTGQASPPGSRGKGNHPGPMRPPHRLSDSVVRPAQRPAEVLENGAVYVNNGFATQRPAPRQTSPVRNIERRASQMSNTDAVYSMNEQLKREVAQLEGEIRHQQYVHERTQDVNRNSYGNPVR; encoded by the exons ATGACGCGAAAGTTCACAAGTATGGAAATGGACTCGGATTCCGATGACTCTAGGTTGAAGTTCGG GAGCTCGACAACCCTTTCTTCAGCTACAGAGGTATCTGATGACAGCGATGAGGTGTTTCATGTTGTGCTCAG aGTCCGGCCACTCAGCTCGCAAGAAAAACAGAGGCGCGACATATTTGCAGTTACCTTTCCTGGTGATGGAAAGTGTGCA GTGGACAACAGCGGGTCGTCACGTAACTTCCAGTTCAATGTCGTCTTTGAGCCTGACGCCTCCCAGGAGGTCGTGTTTGAGAACTCCGGCATCAAACGCCTCGTGGACAACGCTGTTGCTGG TTACAACTGTACAGCTTTTGCCTTTGGTCAGACGGGGTCTGGGAAGACGCACACTATGACCGGTCCACCTGCTCAG TATCATCAGCCAGGCCTGACACCTGACCCACAGATGTACGGCATTATCCAGAGGTCCTTCAAGTACATGTACAAACAGATCAAACAGCAGGGAGGCGGCAAGATTATCAGAGCCTCCTACCTGGAGGTCTACAATGAACAG GTGATTGACCTCCTCAACAACAGCCACAAGCGTTACCTGTCAGTGCGGTGGTCCAAGAACAAAGGGTTCTACGTGGAGAACCTCTTCACCGTGGAATGTGAGACGCTAGATGACCTCATGGCTGTACTAGAAGAAG GCCTGAAAAACCGCCAGACAGGCTCTCACGGGCTGAACGAGTTCTCGAGCCGCAGCCACAGCGTTCTGACCGTCACCATCGACTCGGAGACGCAGCCAGACACAGAGGACGAGAGTCTGTACGTCACCAAGCGCGGCAAGCTGTCATTTGTGGACCTGGCAG GCAGCGAAAAGGTGAAGGACGCCAGCGGATCATTTGGAGGACCAGGGATGCTGGAGTCCAACTCTATCAACAAGAGTCTGCTGGTGCTGG GTAACTGCATTTCCCACCTGGGAGACGCCAAACGTCGGCAAGGTCACATCCCGTATCGAGACAGCAAGCTGACAAAGCTACTGTCAGACAGCCTGGGAGGACATGGCATCACTTTAATG ATTGCTTGTATAACGCCTTCCTCTGCCAACATCACTGAGACGATGAACACCCTCCGCTACGCAAGCCGCGCCAAGAAAATCAAGACAAAGCCCACCGTTAAGATG GACCCTCGTGAGAAACTCATTATGAGTCTGAAGCGAGAGATCAAGATTCTGAGGAATGAGAACCATTACCTGAGGCAACAG TTGGACTTTCCAGCCAAACCCAAGGGCCAGCTACAGAAGGAAAACGATGAGAAGTTCATGAAGTTTatgaaggaacagaaagaaaaag AAACTGGACTCTACGAGATGCTACAAGAATATATGGTGGAAAACGAAAACCTCAG GTCCGAGAACTCGGAAATGCACTCCACGCGTGACCGCATACGGCGCGAACAGCAGCTGCTGTACCGGGAAAATGAAAAACTCATGAAACGCGTGGAGGAACTGGAGAG AGTTGTATCTCAAAATCCATCATTCTGGGCAATGGCACAGCACCCTGAACGAACAGATGGCTATGGTCAGTTTGACCTAGCCTCCCCTCGGAGTTCGCCAGTTGCCCCTGGCTTCCAAAGTGGGCTGGCGCAGAAAGGGTACACTGGACAG GCATCGCCGCCTGGAAGTCGAGGAAAAGGAAACCACCCAGGACCGATGAGGCCCCCTCACCGTCTTTCTGATTCTGTCGTGAGACCGGCTCAGCG ACCAGCCGAGGTCTTGGAGAACGGGGCCGTGTATGTCAACAACGGGTTTGCCACCCAACGTCCTGCACCAAGACAGA CCTCACCTGTACGGAACATCGAAAGACGGGCCTCGCAGATGTCTAATACAG ATGCTGTTTACAGCATGAATGAACAGCTAAAGAGGGAGGTCGCACAACTGGAAGGGGAAATAAGGCACCAACAATACGTCCATGAACGCACGCAAGACGTGAACCGCAATTCCTACGGCAACCCCGTCAGGTGA